The Asterias amurensis chromosome 20, ASM3211899v1 region accttacttcgtaaagagcaatggggagaggttgatggtataaaacattgtgagaaacggcaccctttgaagtgccatagttttcgagaaagaagtaattttccgagaatttgattacgagacctcagatttacaacttggggtcttgaaatcaaccatttatAAACGCACATAGCTAGTGtgacaaatgtgtttttctttcattattatctcgcaagttcgatgaccgattgagctcaaattttcacaggtttgttattttatgcatatattgagatacaccaactgtgaaggctagtctttgacaattaccaaaagtgtccaggggtcgatttcacaaacagttaggactagtcttaacttaggactagtcctaagagatatcaaaaacgtacagctagtgttaacttaggactagctgtacgtttttgatatctctttagtcctaactcaagataagactagtcctaactctttgtgaaatccaccccagtgcctttaagctaaatCGCAACAGTGTCCTGCGTAACACACATTGTAAATTATTTGCCCTAATCTCTTGATGAGTGAGTCATAAGTGAACAATCTTTCACAATTTCCAGAACGTAAACACAATCGTATCAACCGAAAGTAGATGttgtgtgtgtggttttttttaaggttttcagatacagttctCGATAtaactttaaattaaaaggATGGGGATAAGGGGCTATAGTTTAAAGGTCATAATAAGTTATCTTTCAGACTAACATTTGTGTATAGCAACAGTTGCTTGCAATCCGCTGGACAAAACGAATGGTTCACTCTTTTACTCTTTTACGTTAAAGACATTTGACCCTATTGGTAGTTGTCTAAgacagtcttcccacttgctgtatctcaacatatgcacaacataacaaacctgtgaaaacttgagctcaatcggtcgtcgaagttgcgagataacaatggaagaaaaaaacacccttgtcaaaccaagttgtgtgcgttcagatgcgtggtttcgagtcctcaaattctaaatctgaggtctcgaaatcaaattcgtggaaaattacttctctctcgaaaactacgtttcttcagagggagctgtttttcacaatgttttatactatcaacagctccccattacttgtaaccaattaaggttttatgacaataattattttgagtaatcaccaaaagtgtccactgcctttaagggagtACCATCAATATGATTAAATAGGCACgttaattaaaaatacaaacaaacagttgaaaaaaTCATTTAAGAACAGCTGCATATTTTAATTGTCCACTAAAGTGTTCCGTGACTTTGCTAATCAATGTTAAAAccaaactcaaaaataaatcaaacaaaatacattgaaaTTGAATCTAATGCAAATAATGATattgtaaaaatcaaaattcaagTCATCAAAACTagtaaaaaaatagtaataaatagaaaatttaAGCTAAAAACTAATTGACAATAGCAATAAACTTAGTAGGAAATTAACGAGCGCCAAAATGTTAGGTGATTCAAAAagttaaaaatgtattttaagcAATCTGGGTCCAGCCAcagaattgtatttttgtttacatactTTTTAATATTAGTTTACAAAACAaacttacttttgtttaaaataacagcCTTAATATAAGGTCAAACAAAATCCACGTAGTGGATACAGTTATTTTTTATAACTTATTGTAATCAAGTTTAAGGTTTGCCTTTTACCGAATATTATACGCTTAAGGGGGGCAAGCTTGTCGACTGGCCAGCAGAAATTTGTGCGTGGCCCggcctggattcgaacccagaacTATCCTTGTTTTAAAAGAAGGTGGGTGTCATGAGGCTGAGGCGAAATAACTAATACTGGCTTAAAAGTCTGTCTTAACAATATTGGCTTAAAAGTCTGTCTTAACAATAATGTTCATTTTAAGTGAACTCTTTGAACTGACACACGGGGAAGTAAACGCTTAGCTGGCAACAGTCAGTCTCTCTCAAATAACGCGTCTATGAGTATGAATTCCACAAATTAAACAAGTTGTGATTCATAAACTAGACGGCAATCCTTATTTTATAGTCATTGTGAGATCAACGGTTACCCTGGTAGGATTCGAGCCCAGGAACTTGTGTTGCAAGTTGTGTAGTCTAACCACCAGACCACGGTGCCATGCTTGCACTCCGACATCAGTAAAGGGCTAAACCAAACTTCAATACTCAATAAGCCTGAAGTCACAATTACTCAATTCAGTTACATCGAACTGGTTCGATTATTAGCGTTTAAAACTAATCTAAACTTAAAGACAGGGTGTACTTTGCGTTAGTTCTCTAAAAATGTGtgacaaaaattacttggtaaaaagcactggagagctgttgatgttataaacATGGTTAGAGTCTaccccctttgaagtaatatagttctagcgaaagaagttgtaaaaaaaatatataaaaaaaaataaaaatctgaggaagtaatagatgttaaatttgcatcggggataaagaatattaaatttagtttttacccatacaccgatgtgtgttagcactgtatactcagtactttccggagtcctgtgaaaaaaatatcacaagcatgttattcgggtgggattcgaacccacgacccttgcaattctagagcagtgtatcGGAGGAAGGTTCCATGATTCCATCCTTAGATCTTGCAATTTTGTTGACCATTAGAGCCCAAATtattctacaggtttgtctaTTATGTATTTGGGATGCACCCAGTGAGGTGaggaaaactggtctttgacttacAGAAAGTATACCCTGCCGTTTAGTATAACTACAATATTATGTTGAATCGATAGCTCAGCGTTACCTGTAACGTTGTCTATAAtgttgtaataaataaataacgaaCGTACATTATAAGgttacataacaaaataaataaatcaaataaagtAAGAGTTGAACTCTTTCTAAAATATCTTTTGGGCACTTTGTCCAAATAAGATGCCATATTAGGTTTTtctaaataattaataaaatatGCAATGAACTTTCAATCTGTGTTAATATATGTtatgtatacaaaaatatatatatatattctctTTGCGCGGCAGAATAAATAAAGTCATCGTATTGACACTCTGAGTATTTAACAGCAAATgtttgataaataaataaatataagttAGTTTTAAAGTATAAATatattaaatatataaatagcTCCATTAAATATAGAAACATGAATTAATGTGCGTTAATTGTCATTCAGTCATCATTCGCTTTCTATCCATTTTCGAAACCACTCTACACTTTAAGCACCTTTTGAGGACGAGGTTAAGATAAATTCCTGattcaaattgaaaaaaaaaaaagatagaagattattattgatattaaaTGGAATAATGTTGCGGCATCAACAACCAACCctggaatgggagacttttgggacgcttggtggcagcagacttaccaggtaaaatccattgttctcggtcgtgtgcgcacgctcagaacaactcagaaaaaaagttagaaataaattaatacatgTTCCAATGTCCACCAATGACGTCATATCAGGTCAAGGGTCAGACAAACGTATAGTCACGtatcagggcaaaatttcatgaagctgcttagcagaactaCCGATTGACAAACTTCTTTGCTGGGCAAAAGTTGAGTAAGTCACCAGTCTCAACAGTGTTAACTGAACGtaattttgactggtaatctgtttctgttaatttataagcaatacttttctgtgcttagcacggtttgtgcttacaggctttatgccATTGGGAATGTGACGTGTCCTTTTGGGTAATCAGAGTGTAGCGTTGATCTCATCACTGGGTCCGTCTACTTCAATTATCCAGGCTACCTAACTGATGTTAGGGGGGCGGATGTTAGCTCTCTGACATGTACACCCTACTTGAACGTTTTCGACCCCTACTCTGTAAGTGTACTCGCCGTCCACGCAATCACTCTCTGGGTTCCTCCATAGGACTTTCATTTGGTAGTAGATCGGTTGACATGTTGAGTCGGGGTGTTCTTGTCCTGTAGAGGGGGTgataaaaaatcacaaaattaaataattgttcGCCCTTCTTCTTTTCCCCCAATTAAATTTCTGTTTTGCAATAACTGTGTCTAGCTTGACAAACAACGATAACACACACAAACGATTTTAGAATTTAAGGGTCCGGTGAACAATTGATTTTAAGATAAAGTCAAAGACTTTgtaataaatagataaataaataatcaaaataagtgaataaataaataaaaccatcaAAAATAATGTACTGggtacaacattttcaaaccAGGGACCAAGACCGAAAAAGTGCATTTAAACAGTGCAGCATTAAAACATTGTAGATTTGCTTTTGTTGGCTAGCAGCTGAACGCACTTAGTGCTTTCGTATTTGTGTTTGTaattataactttttttgtAACAGCTGAGGGCGATGTGCGTGgctttcacccccccccccccccccgaacccAACCAACCAAGAAAATGCTAAacgaaatagcgccctctgtaaAGTATCCAACAGTTTTAGCTTGCCGACCCAAGCCACATACATTCCATAGGTAGACACTCAGGTATATCAAGCAAACCCACGTGCCTTCCACGGACTGAAATACTCCCGTTTAAAAATAAACCTGGAAATTTCCCCAAGGATATCCCCATCGGATGCGGGACGGCCTTTTCCGATGACAGTTCCCTTTTCCCCCATTGTTATAGCATGGAGGTTATAGGCTGTAATACAGACGTACAGACGTAAGTTGCTACAAAAAAAAGGGAGCGAACAATGAGCGATTATTGATTTACTGGGTAGACAAACACGTTCACCTATCAGCCTCTTCGCTGTCTGCGTTGAATATTACGAATTCTTTAGCGGATTAAGGGGATACTTATGTACAAGATGAATCTATTGTGCTACAGATGGAGACTTAAGGTGGTTACCCTACAAACTTTTTCTGTTCCTTTcttttgaattgttttattttgtatcatGAGCGAGGGCCATGAACGTCTTTTtgtggcggataccggcgctatataagactccattattattattattattattattattattattattattattacccgtTTCCCATTATACCCATCAGATTGCAGTTGGCAATCCTTGAGTCCAAAATGGTAGCAATGGGTAAGCCCCTACTTTTTCTGGGTGACTTTAATTTTAGAGTGATGGcgattgatgatgatgatgatgtcaccCTAACTTTGGGGTATACCCATTGCCATACCCATCCGATTGCAGTTGGCAATCCCTGAGCCCAAATGGGTGCCAATGGGTAGGCCCCTACTTTTTTTCTGGGCGACTTTGGTTTCAGAGTAGAACATGATGTcgattgatgatgatgatgtcaccCTAACTTTGGGGATACCCAATTGCCCCATATATCCATCAGATTGCAGTTGGCAATCCTTGAGCCCAAGTGGGTGGCAATGGGTAGGCCCCTACTTTTTCTGGGTGACTTTGGTTTTAGAGTTAAAACATGATGTcgattgatgatgatgatgtcaccGTAACTTCGAGAGCTACCCAATTGCCCCATACCCATCAGATTGCATTTACCAATCCTTGAGCCCAAATGGGTGGCAATGGGTTATTGGCCcctacttttttttctgggtGACGGTGGCTATAAGGTAGAGCATGATGTCACCCTACTGGAACACGTAGCCAGAGTGAAAGTTTAGCGGTACCTTGGTTTGtgcatttctacctccatggattGTGGTAACAACATGGTGTTATATTAACTGCAAACCATTATACATTGATGCCTCGCCGTGTCTCAACTCCCCTTATATAACGCATTGTAAAccaattcattcaattcaaatcaatatgACGTTTATATGCCatactctttttggaaaaaagcTCAGTTTGAGAATCTATCAGTGCACATAGAAAGGTAACCAAATCAAAAGCGCATTTAAATATATACAAATTTGAAAgttgaagcaaaaaaaaaaacaattaaataagtAGGAAATAACTAGGaaataaaccaatgtttgcTGTGGCACTATAGTGTTGAAATCTCTTATACATGTGGTGTTTAACAAGCCACGGTTTGGATCACATTGCTCTGACCACTGTTTACACTATAGTTTGTTTTACTCTTTCCCAAATGGAATGGAAAGAAACGGCACATGAGTGTCACTGCcgggagaatttttttttttaaacctcatTTAGGAGTTTTGAGGTTTTGGCTTGAGTTGGAGACTACGTAACAGCACTTTTTTTTAATCCTCCATGAGGGAACATTGTGCATAACGGCGTTATTTGAAACGTAGTCTCGTCTCAATACAGGAATTGGTTACAGTACAAAACCTCTCTTTGCGGTGTAAACAAAAAGTATGCGGTTGGGGAAATACTCAAACTTTGTGAGTCACTGGCCTTGTGGTCGCCCCAGGATTCACGCTACCCAAACGCACTTTTCCACTTTGTGCAGTGGAGCGGGAAATGTTAACCTCGAAAATTACGATTTGGGGTTTGCACAAGGAAACATTTGCCCGTACACCGTGACAGTACCTTCCGGGACCACGGCTGTACTTTATCTGCCCAAATTCTTTCCAttataaaggaacattacataattgttttttgctaacaaaacagttgctggcagtgtcagcactttatgtaatccaccatatacaaaaactgacaaacctgtagaagttgagatcgatcggccatgtgggtcacgagagaatagtgaaaaaccgattacaaattttgcattgcatcgatgccaaaataaagatgaataaaacgctcactgagcgataaactccaaacgcgaagttagattatttatttctcatcaaatatgacatttcctacagaaatatttcaagggatgttttcaactatcatcaccattagaccgtgtacgttttatgtaaatctgtgatcttcacgttttttgtttcttaccaattctgtaacgttcctttaaagtggcATTTATTCTCTCAACGAGGTTGGACAAAATGATAGAACGTGGCGAATAAAACGTAACCCATTATGGGTAGaggttttcattttaaaaaacaactacCAACTTGTTAACagtcatgtaggcctactacataAAATTATATGAGCTTACAAAATAGTAGCAGACAGTGCTTATATTTTGTGTGATGTTTTGTGTCTTAAGCATTTCTCCAATTCAAATTTGTGGGTGAAAAGATgatatctttctcaaaaactatacattACTTCGTTAGGGAGGGGAGATTCCTCATCCTAAAAAATAGAAAGCAAAACTTACCGTGGCGACCTCTCAGACACCCGGTACAATCGTAGCAGACAGCTTGGGTGATGGTCCTGGGATGTCTTGTCTCATTGCGCTGCTCCACGTACACCCAAGGGCAAGTTGCTCTCTGATTCAGCATCAAGTTGCTCCCTTGAAGGGCACCGGTCGGGCAACTCAGAGACGGCATCGACGTACTGACGGGGAGGTTGGGCTCAAACGATGTCAGGTTCGAGCCCGATGGATGGAGCAGAGAGCGAAGGTGGTGATGGGTAGGGTCCTGGCA contains the following coding sequences:
- the LOC139952712 gene encoding uncharacterized protein encodes the protein MANTKKTSEMRLLIITVLMINAVLSTPVVRRDATCQDPTHHHLRSLLHPSGSNLTSFEPNLPVSTSMPSLSCPTGALQGSNLMLNQRATCPWVYVEQRNETRHPRTITQAVCYDCTGCLRGRHGQEHPDSTCQPIYYQMKVLWRNPESDCVDGEYTYRVGVENVQEFILTSSSKGA